One stretch of Podospora bellae-mahoneyi strain CBS 112042 chromosome 2, whole genome shotgun sequence DNA includes these proteins:
- a CDS encoding hypothetical protein (EggNog:ENOG503NZ7Q; COG:I): MDSHLRRKDTTKGPPLRILSLDGGGVRGYSMFLILQELMHRTFVEIEGRAPKRSEIPKPCDHFDLIVGTGTGGLIALMLGRLRLDIETCKELYVRLTRMVFETDKTIAGIPYRSTLFKATKLEEAIKECVREHTVHEREGNDLSETSSTYPMSTASRSSAAYPRRHSSNASVISFSAKSPTSQAARPTISSRWGNPNARLYDERENRTKTAITAVYRGTQRGGAPALLRSYDSRKEPAPEFDCKIWQAGRATCAIGLAFKPIQIGHSVFHDDGAGTFNPSITALDEAVVNEWPGREVGVFVSVGTGKRPKSSDTNSTLWYEGFMGEFAEARRRLIAKIEGCEKIHELMKKEHLPKRGVNIEHYYRLNVEVGVGEFGMNEWNRLAEISTNTRRYLAREEEQKMVQGASSKLAKIHFAKLRWERLGSMSAAEQEKKLPEISMPLAVELPGDIPVFPPRTPPSRQSYESGSDMLPRPGVSTPSPRSSGERFPPSPLGITQPYSSAPTLAPPPPPQGGRPAKPQNNDDADRLTVNAPTPSQYRTASGSDKIAIVSADDYPRRYQELPSQQQPLPVRDGPPPLPPKTPLPERQHSTSGRGAAPALPYPLDEDAPPAVNLARKPNYVAR, from the exons ATGGACTCCCACCTGAGGCGCAAGGACACCACCAAAGGTCCGCCCCTGCGCATCTTATCACTAG atggtggaggtgttcGCGGCTATTCCATGTTCCTGATCCTGCAAGAGCTGATGCACCGGACGTTCGTCGAAATCGAAGGTCGGGCCCCCAAACGATCCGAGATACCTAAGCCATGCGATCATTTTGACCTCATTGTTGGCACTGGCACCGGTGGCCTCATCGCCTTGATGCTTGGCAGGCTGCGTCTGGATATCGAGACATGCAAGGAACTGTATGTGCGCCTGACGCGCATGGTGTTTGAGACGGACAAGACCATCGCTGGGATTCCCTATAGGTCCACGCTGTTCAAGGCGaccaagctggaggaggcaaTCAAGGAGTGTGTCAGGGAGCATACGGTGCATGAACGAGAGGGCAACGACCTGTCTGAAACGAGCAGCACGTATCCCATGTCCACTGCCTCGCGATCGAGCGCTGCCTATCCGAGAAGGCATTCGAGCAACGCGAGTGTGATCAGCTTCAGCGCCAAGAGCCCAACATCGCAGGCAGCAAggcccaccatctcctcacGCTGGGGCAATCCCAACGCCCGCTTGTAtgacgagagagagaacagGACCAAGAC TGCCATTACAGCTGTATATCGAGGTACCCAACGAGGCGGCGCTCCGGCGCTTTTGCGATCCTACGATTCCAGAAAGGAGCCCGCTCCCGAGTTTGACTGCAAGATTTGGCAAGCTGGGAGAGCAACCTGCGCCATCGGTTTGGCTTTCAAGCCGATTCAGATCGGACACTCGGTTTTCCACGACGATGGCGCTGGTACCTTCAACCCTTCCATCACTGCTCTGGACGAGGCAGTGGTGAATGAGTGGCCCGGCCGTGAGGTCGGCGTATTTGTCAGCGTCGGAACTGGAAAGCGGCCAAAGAGCAGTGACACAAACTCGACCTTGTGGTACGAGGGCTTCATGGGAGAGTTTGCCGAGgccaggaggaggttgatagCCAAGATTGAGGGCTGTGAGAAGATTCATGAGCTCATGAAAAAGGAACACCTGCCCAAGCGGGGTGTCAACATTGAGCATTATTACCGGCTCAATGTGGAGGTGGGCGTGGGAGAGTTTGGCATGAATGAGTGGAACCGGCTGGCCGAAATCAGTACCAACACCCGGCGCTatttggcgagggaggaggagcagaagatGGTACAGGGAGCGTCATCgaagctggccaagattcACTTCGCCAAGTTGCGGTGGGAGCGTCTCGGATCCATGAGTGCCGCAGAGCAAGAAAAGAAGTTGCCGGAAATCTCGATGCCTCTGGCTGTTGAGTTGCCAGGCGATATTCCTGTCTTCCCTCCTCGCACACCACCCAGTCGACAGTCGTACGAGTCTGGAAGCGACATGCTTCCAAGGCCCGGTGTCAGCACGCCGTCCCCCAGAAGTTCAGGCGAGCGGTTCCCGCCTTCGCCGCTGGGCATCACGCAGCCGTACTCGAGCGCCCCTACTCTAgcccctccgccgcctccccaaGGTGGTCGCCCGGCTAAGCCTCAGAACAATGACGACGCAGACCGGCTGACGGTGAATGCTCCGACGCCCTCGCAGTACCGAACGGCGTCAGGCTCAGACAAGATCGCTATTGTGAGCGCGGATGACTACCCTCGACGGTACCAAGAGCTTCcatcacagcagcagccattaCCAGTACGTGATGGACCTCCCCCCTTGCCTCCCAAAACACCGCTTCCCGAGAGGCAACATTCAACCTCTGGGCGAGGAGCTGCTCCTGCGCTGCCTTACCCTCTGGATGAAGATGCACCGCCGGCTGTGAACCTGGCCAGGAAACCAAACTATGTGGCCAGATAA
- a CDS encoding hypothetical protein (EggNog:ENOG503NYCH): MLSSCFGSGRRRSDEHEPLLPQYDDTTSLQRQLHQKLHTYQMLRALSKGFMPSNEQTIVNLRTLLVADILNPDLDTTELSDSGQALVHYSKQFVHQLIELLQHKNSNDQIQDFIWYLTRARVSVDMEHVAERAAKAKAKADTAAAYKSLQTVGSLLLTNSDFRLFLTDLNLVAREVFKDTAFALSEASKEAGKSLEPSPQEQQSLKAPGKDAQTSPSKEDLSNQASEITQVLTGSTSTVVEGAENSIISKLQGDEKDTMLFRLKQAVLKLRKRRDYSDSVSTLSLLLKRYAMVYSRIARDTLEAADQDVDRNPETDRALKNFWLFIRSFGDAEEWEELERRFGDVMDHGQNDPEFEDLIQQLGNALQEMFTDAAFFEHAEERFQALRVRSRRLASGSSLRDDIDGLLTQVQSTFQSVIRDKDVANLIKTATTIGKILSPKHQYANTDLLTDSINVFVPLLIQSINYIPIPRLEISTPQLDLLLENLILEPGVTVNHSSFFPYKLRVETFNDLEIRKARFRTTSAIKSLMRIRIDGLSIKAEEVGFWLQAHTGFLRLVDEGIASFELDERGLDIQLDVEVGRDRLEKILSLRGVRVRIHKLNWTLRRSRFSFLAWLMKPLLKPLIRKTIEMQIASAIKDSLHFANRELLFARERLRATRIADPDDLRTFFKAVLARLTPPDDPDLYARVGVGEPGQGVFEGVYAPGSIVKLWKEEAQQAPQRIRENERDGWRNDVFDVHARLLG; encoded by the exons ATGCTTTCGTCTTGCTTTGGATCTGGCCGGCGCCGGTCAGACGAGCATGagccgctgctgccccaaTACGATGACACCACCTCGCTGCAGAGACAGCTGCACCAGAAGCTGCACACGTACCAGATGCTTCGAGCTCTATCCAAAGGTTTCATGCCCTCAAACGAGCAGACCATTGTGAATCTCAGAACCCTTCTCGTTGccgacatcctcaacccaGATCTCGACACAACGGAGCTGAGCGACTCGGGCCAAGCGCTGGTGCATTACAGCAAACAGTTTGTCCACCAACTCATtgagctcctccaacacAAGAACAGCAATGATCAGATTCAAGATTTTATCTGGTACTTGACCAGGGCGAGGGTCTCGGTGGACATGGAGCACGTCGCTGAACGGGCAGCCAAGGCAAAGGCCAAGGCTGACACAGCAGCAG CTTACAAGAGCCTTCAAACCGTGGGTTCCCTGCTTCTCACAAATTCGGACTTTCGCCTGTTCCTCACAGATCTCAACTTGGTTGCCCGCGAGGTGTTCAAAGACACCGCCTTTGCCCTTTCCGAGGCTTCGAAAGAAGCGGGTAAAAGTCTTGAACCGTCTCCTCAGGAGCAGCAATCCTTGAAGGCACCGGGGAAGGATGCGCAGACATCGCCAAGCAAAGAAGACCTCTCGAACCAGGCCTCAGAGATTACCCAGGTGCTCACCGGGAGCACGTCTACCGTGGTTGAGGGAGCCGAAAACAGTATCATCAGCAAGCTCCAAGGTGATGAAAAAGACACCATGCTTTTCCGGCTGAAGCAGGCCGTGTTGAAGCTTAGAAAACGACGCGACTATTCCGACTCTGTTTCGACCCTCTCACTACTGCTCAAGCGCTATGCCATGGTTTACTCACGCATTGCTCGTGACACTCTCGAGGCGGCTGACCAAGACGTTGACCGGAATCCGGAGACGGACCGAGCGCTGAAAAACTTCTGGCTGTTCATCCGATCATTCGGGGATGCCGAGGAGTGGGAAGAGCTGGAGCGGCGTTTCGGGGACGTTATGGATCATGGCCAGAATGACCCGGAATTTGAAGACCTGATTCAGCAACTAGGAAACGCACTCCAGGAAATGTTTACAGACGCAGCCTTCTTCGAGCACGCCGAGGAGAGGTTCCAGGCATTACGGGTCAGGTCGAGACGACTTGCCTCGGGGTCATCTTTACGGGACGACATCGACGGACTTCTTACTCAGGTGCAGTCAACCTTTCAGTCGGTCATCAGAGACAAGGATGTTGCCAATCTCATCAAAACCGCAACCACCATCGGCAAGATTCTCTCCCCCAAGCACCAATATGCCAATACAGATTTGCTGACGGATTCGATCAATGTTTTTGTGCCACTGCTCATCCAGTCAATCAATTACATTCCGATACCCAGGCTTGAAATCTCAACACCGCAACTCGACTTGTTGCTTGAGAATCTCATCTTGGAACCCGGCGTCACGGTCAATCATTCTTCATTTTTCCCATATAAGCTCCGAGTTGAGACCTTCAATGACTTGGAGATCCGCAAGGCGCGCTTTCGGACAACTTCGGCGATAAAGAGCCTGATGCGCATCAGGATTGATGGATTGTCCATCAAGGCCGAAGAGGTAGGGTTCTGGCTCCAGGCGCACACAGGGTTCTTACGCCTGGTGGATGAGGGAATTGCTTCGTTTGAGCTTGACGAGCGAGGTCTGGACATCCAGCTCGACGTGGAGGTTGGGAGAGACAGGCTTGAGAAGATACTCTCTCTAAGGGGGGTAAGGGTGCGCATCCACAAACTCAACTGGACCCTGCGGAGAAGTAGGTTCAGTTTTCTGGCATGGCTCATGAAGCCACTCCTCAAACCCCTTATTCGCAAAACCATCGAGATGCAGATCGCCTCGGCCATCAAGGATTCACTGCACTTTGCCAACCGGGAACTCTTGTTCGCACGGGAAAGACTCCGTGCGACACGTATAGCTGATCCTGATGACTTGCGGACTTTTTTCAAGGCTGTTTTGGCAAGACTTACACCTCCTGACGACCCAGATCTCTACGCTCGTGTCGGTGTCGGCGAGCCAGGCCAAGGTGTTTTCGAAGGAGTTTACGCGCCTGGTAGCATCGTCAAATTGTGGAAGGAAGAGGCACAACAGGCACCACAAAGGATCCGAGAAAATGAGAGAGACGGGTGGCGCAATGATGTTTTCGATGTCCACGCCAGACTTTTGGGGTGA